A genomic segment from Streptosporangium roseum DSM 43021 encodes:
- a CDS encoding GntR family transcriptional regulator translates to MTAKLSIDLDRSSPVPLYFQVAEQISEAIQRGDLPPGSRLDNEILLADRLGLSRPTIRQAIQYLVDKGLLVRKRGVGTQVVHGQVKRSVELTSLYDDLRRAGQEPATRVLALESGPADERIAAVLGVATGAEVLHLERIRYAAGEPLALLHNWLPVGLAPLTAESLQERGLYELLRSAGVRMRVANQRMGARAATATEARLLGERRGAPLLTMLRTTYDDQGRAVEHGSHVYRASHYSLEVTLIER, encoded by the coding sequence ATGACGGCGAAACTCTCCATCGATCTAGACCGGTCCAGTCCGGTGCCGCTGTACTTCCAGGTGGCCGAGCAGATCTCCGAGGCCATCCAGCGGGGCGACCTGCCCCCCGGATCCCGGCTGGACAACGAGATCCTGCTCGCCGACCGGCTCGGCCTCTCCAGGCCGACCATCCGCCAGGCGATCCAGTACCTCGTGGACAAGGGCCTGCTGGTCCGCAAGCGAGGCGTCGGCACCCAGGTCGTGCACGGCCAGGTCAAGCGCTCGGTCGAGCTCACCAGCCTCTACGACGACCTGCGCAGGGCAGGCCAGGAACCGGCCACCCGGGTGCTGGCCCTGGAATCCGGGCCCGCGGACGAGAGGATCGCCGCCGTCCTCGGCGTCGCCACCGGCGCCGAGGTGCTGCACCTGGAGCGGATCCGCTACGCCGCCGGGGAGCCGCTGGCCCTGCTGCACAACTGGCTGCCCGTCGGCCTGGCCCCGCTGACCGCCGAGAGCCTCCAGGAGCGCGGGCTGTACGAGCTGCTCCGCTCCGCCGGGGTGCGGATGCGCGTGGCCAACCAGCGCATGGGGGCGCGGGCCGCCACCGCCACCGAGGCCAGGCTGCTCGGCGAGCGGCGCGGCGCGCCCCTGCTCACCATGCTCCGCACCACCTACGACGACCAGGGCAGGGCCGTGGAGCACGGTTCCCACGTCTACCGGGCCTCGCACTACTCCCTGGAGGTCACGCTCATAGAGCGCTGA
- a CDS encoding AAA family ATPase has product MMRGRGPEWAVILRLLGTTADTTGSMVLVEGEPGMGKSLLLAEAATVAAARGTAVATGRADELGRLTPLGPLLSALAEWPPPVALARGDSPDGPGLLLWLAEQVRTTLERRTESEPLLVTLDDLHWADPATLMALRTLPSRLASHPLAWLLARRTTSEHDDSGRLFDLLEEEGATRIRMLPLDDGAVAEVIADTLDAAPGEELAALSAQAGGNPFLLLELLTGLREEDAVRVSSGVARLTGTALPQRVHTAVRRRLGEVSTKTRHLLEAAAVLGRSFSPAYAAEMLGETPAALLPALEEAIAAGVLAATSDELTFRYELVWRSIVETVPAPVRQALHRQIERNPPARQPPRHQRADGSSAETLVLLSLLAWDEGRLSRGLDLAREAAEMPGSGRHPQPRAVLTTMLTDLWLLDEAETALAGAAEEAVGQPEWTAEIPVLRARLDLTAGRLGSAIEHAEAGLTAADTLGVPALAASALSVLGAASLRAGDLPRAIRYLKNDLARGPQGAPPYVRLRSELAAGRIDEARGGAASGMSSLSRVYDALPRHTGALTSEPTAAAWLVRVAMAVRDERRADAVVDAAEGIAWRNPCLLNPSVAAAHARGVRDRDPEALVRAMTEHTDPWARASAAEDLGVLLSADFDARDLAVDSLNSALVCYGSVEAARDAARVRGRLRGLGERRRHWVRTDHPVSGWASLTGTERAVCDLVAQGLTNRQAAEQMFISEHTVAFHLRQVFRKLGIHSRVELARLAAQQSVRPDH; this is encoded by the coding sequence ATGATGCGTGGCCGGGGGCCTGAGTGGGCGGTGATCCTCAGACTGCTGGGGACCACCGCGGACACGACCGGGAGCATGGTGCTCGTGGAGGGCGAGCCGGGGATGGGCAAGAGCCTCCTGCTCGCGGAGGCGGCGACCGTGGCCGCCGCGCGCGGGACGGCGGTCGCGACCGGCCGGGCGGACGAGCTGGGACGGCTGACGCCACTGGGACCGCTGCTGTCCGCCCTGGCGGAGTGGCCGCCCCCCGTGGCCCTCGCCAGGGGCGACTCCCCCGACGGGCCGGGGCTGCTGTTGTGGCTGGCCGAGCAGGTGCGGACCACGCTGGAGAGGCGGACGGAGTCGGAGCCGCTGCTGGTGACCCTGGACGATCTCCACTGGGCCGACCCCGCCACGCTCATGGCCCTGCGGACACTGCCCTCGCGGCTGGCCTCCCACCCGCTGGCATGGCTGCTGGCCCGGCGTACCACCTCCGAGCACGACGACTCCGGCCGGCTGTTCGACCTCCTGGAGGAGGAGGGCGCCACGCGGATCCGCATGCTCCCCCTCGACGACGGCGCCGTGGCCGAGGTGATCGCCGACACCCTGGACGCGGCTCCCGGGGAGGAGCTGGCGGCGCTGTCCGCCCAGGCGGGCGGCAACCCGTTCCTCCTCCTCGAACTTCTCACCGGACTGCGAGAGGAGGACGCCGTCCGGGTGAGCTCGGGCGTCGCCCGGCTGACCGGGACGGCGCTGCCCCAACGCGTCCACACCGCCGTCCGGCGGCGCCTCGGCGAGGTGAGCACCAAGACCCGGCACCTGCTGGAGGCGGCAGCGGTGCTCGGGCGCTCCTTCTCCCCCGCGTACGCGGCCGAGATGCTCGGCGAGACGCCGGCCGCGCTGCTCCCCGCCCTGGAGGAGGCGATCGCGGCAGGCGTGCTCGCCGCGACCTCCGACGAGCTGACGTTCCGGTACGAGCTGGTGTGGCGGTCGATCGTCGAGACGGTGCCCGCGCCGGTACGGCAGGCGCTGCATCGTCAGATCGAGCGGAACCCGCCTGCCCGGCAACCCCCTCGCCACCAGCGCGCGGACGGCTCGTCCGCCGAGACCCTCGTGCTGCTGTCGCTGCTCGCGTGGGACGAGGGCCGGCTCTCGCGCGGGCTGGACCTGGCCCGCGAGGCCGCGGAGATGCCCGGCAGCGGGCGCCATCCACAGCCGCGCGCCGTCCTGACGACGATGCTGACCGACCTCTGGCTGCTCGACGAGGCGGAGACGGCGCTGGCGGGCGCCGCCGAGGAGGCGGTGGGGCAGCCCGAGTGGACCGCGGAGATCCCCGTTCTCCGCGCCCGCCTCGATCTCACCGCCGGCCGGCTCGGCAGCGCGATCGAGCACGCGGAGGCGGGACTGACCGCCGCCGACACCCTGGGCGTCCCGGCCCTCGCCGCCTCGGCCCTGTCGGTGCTCGGCGCCGCTTCACTGCGGGCGGGCGACCTTCCCCGGGCGATCAGGTATCTGAAGAACGATCTGGCCCGGGGGCCCCAGGGCGCGCCGCCGTACGTGCGGCTGCGGTCGGAGCTGGCGGCCGGGCGGATCGACGAGGCGCGCGGCGGGGCGGCGAGCGGGATGAGCTCGCTCAGCCGGGTCTACGACGCGCTGCCCCGGCACACCGGGGCGCTGACCAGCGAGCCCACCGCCGCCGCATGGCTGGTGCGGGTGGCGATGGCGGTACGGGACGAGCGCCGGGCCGATGCCGTGGTGGACGCGGCCGAGGGCATCGCCTGGCGCAATCCCTGCCTGCTCAACCCCTCCGTGGCCGCCGCCCACGCGCGCGGCGTGCGTGACCGCGACCCGGAGGCGCTGGTCCGCGCCATGACCGAGCACACCGATCCATGGGCCAGAGCCTCGGCGGCGGAGGATCTCGGCGTGCTGCTCAGCGCGGACTTCGACGCCCGCGACCTGGCCGTCGACAGTCTCAACAGCGCGCTGGTCTGCTACGGATCGGTGGAGGCGGCCCGCGACGCGGCACGGGTCCGGGGCAGGCTGCGGGGGCTGGGCGAGCGCCGCCGCCACTGGGTCCGGACCGATCATCCCGTGTCGGGGTGGGCCAGCCTGACCGGCACCGAGCGGGCCGTCTGCGATCTCGTCGCCCAGGGGCTGACCAACCGGCAGGCGGCCGAGCAGATGTTCATCAGCGAGCACACCGTGGCCTTCCACCTGCGCCAGGTCTTCCGCAAGCTGGGCATCCACTCGCGTGTCGAGCTGGCCCGGCTCGCCGCGCAGCAGAGCGTCCGGCCGGATCACTGA
- a CDS encoding chaperone modulator CbpM translates to MIYALVRPARLDLEAFARATGTHPDLVRRLVALGVLDAQRDAAGALWFPPAQLYAMARIQRLRAGFGLNYAALGLVVDLLDRIAELEAAQRDRSRITGIPGGPQWT, encoded by the coding sequence ATGATCTACGCCCTCGTCAGACCCGCGCGGCTGGACCTGGAGGCGTTCGCCCGGGCCACCGGGACGCATCCGGATCTGGTGCGCCGTCTCGTGGCTCTCGGCGTGCTCGACGCGCAGCGCGACGCGGCCGGGGCCCTGTGGTTCCCGCCGGCCCAGCTGTACGCCATGGCCCGGATCCAGCGCCTGCGCGCCGGGTTCGGCCTCAACTACGCCGCACTGGGCCTGGTGGTGGACCTGCTCGACCGCATCGCGGAGCTGGAGGCAGCCCAGCGCGACCGCTCCCGCATCACAGGCATCCCAGGAGGACCGCAGTGGACGTGA
- a CDS encoding FAD-dependent oxidoreductase, translating to MDAFAETPDHHGAFPRLSDEQIARLAPHGVRRPTRPGDILFREGEDCPDFFVILAGKAAVIQDERVVRVHGPGRFLGELGLLTGQKAFTTSVVCEAGEVLAVPTWRLRQIVAHDPELGDLILRAFLIRRSLLIGSGAGLRIIGSRYSPDTRRLREFAARNRLPHRWIDLEEDEEAEALVRNLGMAPDETPVVILGGTRVLRNPGNAELAREIGLPVPSAPEDVFDLVIVGAGPAGLAAAVYGASEGLRTVVLDAVATGGQAGTSSCIENYLGFPAGISGGELAERAVIQAKKFGAHLGVPAEATSLKRRDGHYTVGLRDEPPVEGRTVVIATGARYRKLGVPRLEDFEGNGVYYAATLAEVAFCRGEPVVVVGGGNSAGQATIFLARHADSVRLLVRADDLAQDMSRYLIDRIESHPKVEVMLRTEVRELVGAHALEAVVAEDTRTGERLRIDTRAMFVFIGADPCTTWLAPEIALDDRGFVLTGFDDGLPLETSMPGVFAVGDVRSQSVKRVASAVGEGSMAIRLVHEHFTRRQASQ from the coding sequence ATGGACGCCTTCGCCGAGACTCCCGACCACCACGGCGCCTTCCCCCGGCTGAGCGACGAGCAGATCGCGAGGCTGGCGCCCCACGGGGTCCGGCGGCCCACCCGGCCGGGCGACATCCTGTTCCGGGAGGGCGAGGACTGCCCCGACTTCTTCGTCATCTTGGCGGGCAAGGCGGCCGTCATCCAGGACGAACGGGTGGTGCGGGTCCACGGGCCGGGCCGGTTCCTCGGCGAGCTCGGGCTGCTCACCGGCCAGAAGGCGTTCACGACGTCGGTCGTCTGCGAGGCGGGCGAGGTCCTGGCGGTCCCCACCTGGCGCCTGCGGCAGATCGTCGCCCACGATCCGGAGCTGGGGGACCTGATCCTGCGGGCCTTCCTGATCCGCCGTTCGCTGCTCATCGGCAGCGGGGCGGGCCTGAGGATCATCGGCTCCCGCTACTCGCCGGACACCCGGCGGCTGCGGGAGTTCGCCGCCCGCAACCGGCTGCCGCACCGGTGGATCGACCTGGAGGAGGACGAGGAGGCCGAGGCGCTGGTGCGCAACCTCGGCATGGCGCCGGACGAGACGCCCGTGGTGATCCTGGGCGGGACGCGGGTCCTGCGCAATCCCGGCAACGCCGAGCTGGCCCGCGAGATCGGCCTGCCGGTGCCGTCGGCGCCGGAGGACGTCTTCGACCTCGTCATCGTGGGAGCGGGCCCCGCGGGCCTGGCCGCCGCGGTGTACGGAGCGTCGGAGGGACTGCGCACGGTGGTGCTCGACGCGGTCGCCACCGGCGGTCAGGCGGGCACCTCGTCGTGCATCGAGAACTACCTCGGCTTCCCCGCGGGGATCTCCGGCGGCGAACTCGCCGAGCGGGCCGTCATCCAGGCCAAGAAGTTCGGCGCGCACCTCGGCGTGCCCGCCGAGGCCACCTCGCTCAAGCGGCGGGACGGGCACTACACCGTGGGGCTGCGCGACGAGCCGCCGGTCGAGGGCCGCACGGTCGTCATCGCCACCGGAGCGCGCTACCGCAAACTCGGTGTGCCACGGCTGGAGGACTTCGAGGGCAACGGTGTCTACTACGCCGCGACCCTGGCCGAGGTCGCGTTCTGCCGGGGGGAGCCGGTCGTGGTCGTGGGCGGGGGCAACTCGGCGGGGCAGGCGACGATCTTCCTGGCCAGGCACGCCGACTCGGTCCGCCTGCTCGTCCGCGCGGACGACCTCGCCCAGGACATGTCGCGCTATCTCATCGACCGGATCGAGAGCCATCCCAAGGTGGAGGTGATGCTCCGCACCGAGGTGCGCGAGCTGGTCGGCGCCCACGCCCTGGAGGCCGTCGTCGCCGAGGACACCCGCACCGGGGAGCGGCTGCGCATCGACACCCGGGCCATGTTCGTGTTCATCGGCGCCGACCCCTGCACCACCTGGCTCGCCCCCGAGATCGCCCTCGACGACAGGGGATTCGTCCTCACCGGCTTCGACGACGGCCTGCCCCTGGAGACCAGCATGCCGGGCGTCTTCGCGGTGGGCGACGTCAGAAGCCAGTCGGTCAAGCGGGTCGCCTCGGCGGTGGGCGAGGGATCCATGGCGATCCGGCTGGTGCATGAGCACTTCACGCGGCGGCAGGCGTCTCAGTGA
- a CDS encoding sulfotransferase family protein yields MPLPDFLTIGAPKAGTTALHAALARHPGLFLSPVKEPKFFLTDGPPPTRGGPGDAQTYREHIWRREDYEALFGAAPPGTLTGESTPFYLYDLAAQRRVRAAVPAARLIVVLRDPVERAHSNWTHLWSAGLEPVGDIVRACGEEEQRIRAGWAPFWHYRGLGRYGEQLAHLFTLFPREQVLVFRYRDLVDRPADTLDRICRFLGVETGVLTELPRENVTAHPEPTRGHRLLSRALRTGAAVGRFLPGRLSGALTDPLERRLQQRARSRQPLTWEQREQLIGYFAEDVALLQKVTGEDFSDWLRPRERSGGLVGTRPAGQRQARNGRPQA; encoded by the coding sequence ATGCCCCTTCCGGACTTCCTCACGATCGGTGCCCCGAAAGCCGGGACGACCGCGCTGCACGCGGCGCTGGCCCGCCACCCGGGGCTCTTCCTGTCGCCGGTGAAGGAACCGAAGTTCTTCCTCACCGACGGGCCGCCACCGACCAGGGGCGGGCCCGGCGACGCCCAGACCTACCGCGAGCACATCTGGCGGCGAGAGGACTACGAGGCCCTGTTCGGCGCGGCGCCACCGGGCACCCTGACCGGCGAGTCCACCCCGTTCTACCTCTACGACCTGGCCGCGCAGCGGCGCGTCCGGGCCGCGGTCCCCGCGGCCAGGCTGATCGTGGTGCTGCGCGACCCGGTGGAGCGGGCCCACTCCAACTGGACCCACCTGTGGTCGGCCGGGCTGGAGCCGGTCGGCGACATAGTGCGGGCGTGCGGGGAGGAGGAGCAGCGGATCAGGGCGGGCTGGGCGCCGTTCTGGCACTACCGCGGGCTCGGCCGGTACGGCGAGCAGCTCGCGCACCTGTTCACCCTGTTCCCCCGCGAGCAGGTGCTGGTCTTCCGCTACCGCGACCTGGTCGACCGGCCCGCCGACACCCTGGACCGGATCTGCCGCTTCCTCGGCGTCGAGACCGGCGTCCTCACCGAGCTCCCCCGCGAGAACGTGACCGCCCATCCCGAGCCGACGCGGGGCCACCGGCTGCTCTCCCGGGCGCTGCGGACCGGGGCGGCGGTCGGCCGGTTCCTGCCGGGGCGGCTGAGCGGGGCGCTGACCGACCCGCTGGAGCGGCGGCTGCAGCAGCGGGCCCGCTCCCGCCAGCCCCTGACCTGGGAGCAGCGGGAGCAGCTGATCGGCTACTTCGCCGAGGACGTGGCGCTGCTGCAGAAAGTGACCGGCGAGGACTTCAGCGACTGGCTGCGTCCCCGTGAGCGCTCCGGCGGCCTGGTGGGCACCCGCCCCGCCGGCCAGCGCCAGGCCCGCAACGGGCGCCCGCAGGCGTAG
- the clpB gene encoding ATP-dependent chaperone ClpB translates to MDVNQLTQKSQEALHDAQTKALRFGHTEIDGEHLLLALLDQPDGLIPRLLTKADVDLDRLVADLEAELSRRPKVSGPGVDPGQVRVTQRLSRLLETAKREADRLKDDYVSVEHLLVALLEEGSETSAGRLLRQQGLSRDAFLRVLTEIRGNQRVTSAMPEVAYEALAKYGRDLVADAAAGKLDPVIGRDSEIRRVIQILSRKSKNNPVLVGDPGVGKTAIVEGLAQRINNGDVPDGLKDKTVFSLDMGALVAGAKYRGEFEERLKAVLTEVVAAEGRILLFVDELHTVVGAGAAEGAMDAGNMLKPMLARGELHMIGATTLEEYRRHIEKDAALERRFQPVMVDEPSVEDAISILRGLRERLEVFHGVTIQDGALVAAVVLSHRYISDRFLPDKAIDLVDEACAMLRTEIDSMPAELDELTRRVMRLEIEEAALAKEEDQASRARLEELRKELADLRAEADAMRAQWEAERQVLRGVQTLREEIERVRTEAERAERDYDLNRAAELRHGKLPELERRLQAEEERLLAKQGAGRLLREVVTEEEIAMIVSRWTGIPVSRLQEGEREKLLHLDEILHERVIGQDEAVRLVADAVIRARSGIKDPRRPIGSFIFLGPTGVGKTELAKALAAALFDTEDNMIRIDMSEYQERHTVSRLVGAPPGYVGYDEGGQLTEAVRRKPYSVVLFDEVEKAHPDVFNTLLQVLDDGRLTDAQGRTVDFRNTVLIMTSNIGSIYLLEGVTPSGEIKHDVQEQVMAELRSHFRPEFLNRVDDIVIFKPLTPQEIEHIVELMFGELRARLDERGIGLEVSEDARRYIAERGYDPVYGARPLRRFIAREVETRIGRALLTGDVHEGAVVRVGLAEGELVVTYE, encoded by the coding sequence GTGGACGTGAACCAGTTGACACAGAAGTCGCAGGAGGCGCTGCACGACGCCCAGACCAAGGCGCTGCGCTTCGGGCACACCGAGATCGACGGGGAGCATCTGCTGCTGGCGCTGCTGGACCAGCCGGACGGCCTGATCCCCCGCCTGCTCACCAAGGCCGACGTCGACCTGGACCGGCTCGTCGCCGACCTGGAGGCCGAGCTGAGCCGCAGGCCCAAGGTCAGCGGCCCCGGGGTCGACCCCGGCCAGGTCCGGGTGACCCAGCGCCTGTCCCGCCTGCTGGAGACGGCCAAGAGGGAGGCCGACCGGCTCAAGGACGACTACGTCTCGGTCGAGCACCTGCTCGTCGCCCTGCTGGAGGAGGGCAGCGAGACCTCCGCCGGCCGGCTGCTCCGCCAGCAGGGGTTGAGCAGGGACGCCTTCCTCCGGGTGCTCACCGAGATCCGCGGCAACCAGCGGGTCACCTCGGCGATGCCCGAGGTCGCCTACGAGGCGCTCGCGAAGTACGGCCGCGACCTGGTCGCCGACGCCGCGGCGGGCAAGCTCGACCCGGTCATCGGGCGCGACAGCGAGATCCGCCGAGTCATCCAGATCCTGTCCCGCAAGTCCAAGAACAACCCGGTCCTGGTCGGCGATCCCGGGGTCGGCAAGACCGCCATCGTCGAGGGCCTCGCCCAGCGGATCAACAACGGTGACGTGCCCGACGGCCTCAAGGACAAGACGGTCTTCAGCCTCGACATGGGCGCCCTCGTGGCCGGTGCGAAGTACCGGGGCGAGTTCGAGGAACGCCTCAAGGCGGTGCTCACCGAGGTCGTGGCCGCCGAGGGGCGGATCCTGCTCTTCGTCGACGAGCTGCACACGGTCGTGGGCGCGGGCGCGGCCGAGGGCGCCATGGACGCGGGCAACATGCTCAAGCCCATGCTGGCCCGCGGCGAGCTGCACATGATCGGGGCCACGACCCTGGAGGAGTACCGCAGGCACATCGAGAAGGACGCCGCCCTGGAGCGCCGCTTCCAGCCCGTGATGGTCGACGAGCCCTCCGTCGAGGACGCCATCTCGATCCTGCGCGGTCTGCGCGAGCGGCTGGAGGTCTTCCACGGCGTGACGATCCAGGACGGCGCGCTGGTGGCCGCCGTCGTGCTGAGCCACCGCTACATCTCCGACCGCTTCCTGCCGGACAAGGCCATCGACCTGGTGGACGAGGCCTGCGCGATGCTCCGCACCGAGATCGACTCGATGCCCGCCGAGCTCGACGAGCTCACCCGCAGGGTGATGCGGCTGGAGATCGAGGAGGCCGCGCTGGCCAAGGAGGAGGACCAGGCGAGCAGGGCCCGCCTGGAGGAGCTGCGCAAGGAGCTCGCCGACCTGCGCGCCGAGGCCGACGCCATGCGGGCGCAGTGGGAGGCCGAGCGGCAGGTGCTGCGCGGCGTCCAGACCCTGCGCGAGGAGATAGAGCGCGTGCGCACCGAGGCCGAGCGCGCCGAGCGCGACTACGACCTCAACCGCGCCGCCGAGCTGCGGCACGGCAAGCTGCCCGAGCTCGAACGGCGCCTGCAGGCCGAGGAGGAACGCCTGCTCGCCAAGCAGGGCGCCGGCCGGCTGCTGCGTGAGGTCGTGACCGAGGAGGAGATCGCGATGATCGTCTCCAGGTGGACGGGCATCCCGGTGAGCCGCCTGCAGGAGGGGGAGCGGGAGAAGCTCCTGCACCTGGACGAGATCCTGCACGAGCGGGTGATCGGCCAGGACGAGGCGGTGCGGCTGGTGGCCGACGCCGTCATCAGGGCCCGCTCCGGCATCAAGGACCCGCGCCGTCCGATCGGGTCGTTCATCTTCCTGGGACCGACGGGCGTGGGCAAGACCGAGCTGGCCAAGGCGCTCGCGGCGGCGTTGTTCGACACCGAGGACAACATGATCCGCATCGACATGAGCGAGTACCAGGAGCGTCACACGGTCAGCCGTCTGGTCGGCGCCCCTCCCGGCTACGTCGGGTACGACGAGGGCGGCCAGCTCACCGAGGCGGTACGGCGCAAGCCGTACTCGGTGGTGCTCTTCGACGAGGTGGAGAAGGCGCATCCCGACGTCTTCAACACGCTGCTGCAGGTCCTGGACGACGGGCGGCTCACCGACGCGCAGGGCAGGACCGTCGACTTCCGGAACACCGTCCTGATCATGACGTCCAACATCGGCTCGATCTACCTGCTCGAAGGCGTCACGCCGAGCGGGGAGATCAAGCACGACGTGCAGGAGCAGGTCATGGCGGAGCTGCGCTCGCACTTCCGTCCCGAGTTCCTCAACCGCGTCGACGACATCGTGATCTTCAAGCCGCTCACGCCGCAGGAGATCGAGCACATCGTCGAGCTGATGTTCGGGGAGCTGCGGGCGCGGCTCGACGAGCGGGGGATAGGGCTGGAGGTGTCCGAAGACGCGCGCAGGTACATCGCCGAGCGGGGATACGACCCGGTGTACGGCGCGCGCCCGCTGCGCCGGTTCATCGCCAGGGAGGTCGAGACCCGCATCGGCCGTGCGCTGCTCACCGGTGACGTGCACGAGGGCGCCGTGGTCCGGGTCGGCCTGGCCGAAGGCGAGCTCGTCGTCACCTACGAGTGA
- a CDS encoding lanthionine synthetase LanC family protein — MSPEPGAESPLRTAVMAARWIRSAAVDDGQGRHWRANPDVRGRSALPGQPLSLYSGAAGIVLFFLELAAATGDESYFDDAVAGARYLAATWREQADLSLHHGLAGVMFALAEAGWATGESSFEVEAGAVADHIVRSARPVDGGLGWTGDPAQRGDGGIILGLLHAAGILGVPAYQEIAVEAGARIAELAVPGHRFGDGACADLPLDAVTPGFLSGTAGTAFLLARLYGLTGQTGFLKAARRGADFVRAISVVTERCAMVPHHIPQGRDLHYLGFCSGSAGVARMFYELYRVAGDAGDLDWVERLARGIVRSGTPGRQTDGHWNVACQCCGTAGLVELFVGLWAATGRQTHLEFAHELGVNLIGRATRHGEQGSRWYQAYRRLRPWEVTADTGYMIGAAGIGAALLHLDATTRPQEVRRLMLPPDNPFPAIPLPTATLRRT, encoded by the coding sequence ATGAGCCCGGAACCGGGGGCAGAGAGCCCCCTGCGCACCGCCGTCATGGCCGCGCGCTGGATCCGTTCCGCGGCCGTGGACGACGGGCAGGGGCGGCACTGGCGGGCCAACCCCGACGTGCGGGGCCGATCCGCCCTGCCCGGCCAGCCGCTGTCGCTGTACTCCGGGGCGGCCGGCATCGTCCTGTTCTTCCTCGAACTCGCCGCCGCCACCGGAGACGAGAGCTACTTCGACGACGCCGTGGCCGGAGCGCGCTACCTCGCCGCCACCTGGCGGGAGCAGGCCGACCTCTCCCTCCACCACGGCCTGGCGGGAGTGATGTTCGCGCTCGCCGAGGCGGGCTGGGCCACCGGCGAGAGCTCCTTCGAGGTCGAGGCCGGGGCCGTCGCCGACCACATCGTGCGCAGCGCCCGTCCCGTCGACGGGGGCCTCGGCTGGACCGGCGACCCCGCGCAGCGCGGCGACGGCGGCATCATCCTCGGGCTCCTGCACGCCGCGGGCATCCTGGGCGTCCCCGCCTACCAGGAGATCGCCGTCGAGGCGGGCGCGCGCATCGCCGAGCTCGCCGTGCCCGGCCACCGGTTCGGTGACGGAGCCTGCGCCGACCTGCCGCTGGACGCGGTCACGCCCGGCTTCCTGTCCGGTACGGCGGGCACCGCCTTCCTGCTCGCCCGCCTGTACGGCCTGACCGGGCAGACCGGTTTCCTGAAGGCCGCCAGGAGAGGGGCCGACTTCGTCCGCGCGATCAGCGTCGTGACCGAGCGGTGCGCGATGGTCCCCCACCACATCCCGCAGGGCCGTGACCTGCACTACCTGGGATTCTGCTCGGGCTCCGCCGGGGTCGCGCGCATGTTCTACGAGCTGTACCGGGTGGCGGGCGACGCCGGAGACCTCGACTGGGTGGAGCGGCTGGCGCGGGGGATCGTCCGCAGCGGCACCCCCGGCCGCCAGACGGACGGCCACTGGAACGTGGCGTGCCAGTGCTGCGGCACGGCCGGCCTGGTGGAGCTGTTCGTCGGCCTCTGGGCGGCGACCGGCCGCCAGACCCACCTGGAGTTCGCCCACGAGCTGGGAGTGAACCTGATCGGCCGGGCCACCCGGCACGGCGAGCAGGGCTCCCGGTGGTACCAGGCGTACCGCCGGCTGCGGCCCTGGGAGGTCACCGCCGACACCGGATACATGATCGGCGCGGCGGGGATCGGGGCGGCGCTGCTCCACCTGGACGCCACCACCCGCCCGCAGGAGGTGCGGCGGCTCATGCTGCCCCCGGACAACCCGTTCCCGGCCATCCCGTTGCCCACGGCGACGCTCCGCCGCACCTGA
- the trxA gene encoding thioredoxin: protein MSSNILQCKNCGQKNRVPAVGSSAPRCGRCHRPLPWLAEAGDDDFAEVAEGSPVPVIVDFWAAWCGPCRMVSPALDRVAEDLAGTVKLVKVDVDRSPKLSERFTVRNIPYLMVMRGGRVVAERAGAAPAAELRTWVDGAIATAGREGG from the coding sequence ATGTCATCAAATATCTTGCAATGCAAGAACTGCGGGCAGAAGAACAGGGTCCCCGCGGTCGGGTCGAGCGCTCCGCGCTGCGGCAGGTGCCATCGGCCGCTGCCGTGGCTCGCCGAGGCCGGCGACGACGACTTCGCCGAGGTGGCCGAGGGCTCGCCGGTCCCGGTGATCGTGGACTTCTGGGCGGCGTGGTGCGGGCCCTGCCGGATGGTCAGCCCGGCGCTCGACCGGGTCGCCGAGGACCTCGCGGGCACGGTGAAACTCGTCAAGGTCGACGTGGACCGCTCGCCCAAGCTCTCCGAGCGCTTCACCGTCCGCAACATCCCCTACCTGATGGTGATGCGCGGCGGGCGGGTCGTGGCCGAGCGGGCGGGCGCCGCGCCGGCCGCCGAGCTGCGCACCTGGGTGGACGGGGCGATCGCGACGGCGGGGCGGGAGGGCGGCTGA